One window of the Bos indicus x Bos taurus breed Angus x Brahman F1 hybrid chromosome 8, Bos_hybrid_MaternalHap_v2.0, whole genome shotgun sequence genome contains the following:
- the AQP7 gene encoding aquaporin-7 isoform X1, with protein sequence MTQSDRKRRSTRVSKVVSTPTATKMQVIWQNENVREFLAEFISTYVMMVFGLGAVAHMVLGGKMGSYLAVNLGFGFGVTIGVHMAGNISGAHMNAALTFTSCALGRMSWKKFPVYVLGQFLGSFVAAATIYGLFYNAIIDFSGGKLMTTGPTATANIFATYLPDHMTLWRGFLDEVVVTGMLQLCLLAIADKGNNPTLLGTQAIVTGILVVIIGISLGMNSGYAINPSRDLPPRFFTFLAGWGSQVFRTKDWWWVPVVAPPLGAYCGAIIYLFFIGSNKRQEPQVLENPLAFEDHKISVLPKTTSHQHGVASLTPVSVYPEDRPSALYHP encoded by the exons GTCCACCCGCGTGTCCAAGGTGGTCTCGACACCTACAGCAACAAAGATGCAAGTCATATGGCAGAACGAGAATGTTCGAGAGTTCCTGGCGGAGTTCATCAGCACGTATGTCATGATG GTGTTCGGTCTCGGCGCCGTGGCCCACATGGTTCTAGGAGGTAAAATGGGGAGCTACCTCGCTGTCAATTTGGGTTTTGGCTTCGGAGTCACCATAGGTGTGCACATGGCGGGGAACATCTCTG GGGCCCATATGAATGCGGCCTTGACCTTCACCAGCTGTGCGCTAGGCCGCATGTCCTGGAAGAAGTTTCCCGTGTACGTTCTGGGTCAGTTCCTGGGCTCCTTCGTGGCGGCGGCCACCATCTACGGCCTCTTCTACA ACGCTATTATCGACTTCTCGGGGGGAAAGCTGATGACGACCGGCCCCACAGCCACTGCTAACATTTTTGCCACCTACCTTCCTGACCACATGACACTGTGGAGGGGCTTCCTGGATGAG GTGGTGGTGACTGGGAtgcttcagctgtgtctcttAGCCATCGCAGACAAGGGGAACAACCCAACACTGTTGGGGACGCAGGCCATTGTGACTGGCATCCTTGTTGTCATCATCGGAATATCCCTGGGCATGAACTCAGGATATGCCATCAACCCATCCCGGGACCTGCCTCCCCGCTTCTTCACCTTCCTCGCTGGCTGGGGCTCACAAGTCTTCAG AACCAAGGACTGGTGGTGGGTGCCGGTGGTGGCACCACCCCTGGGTGCCTACTGTGGTGCCATCATCTACTTGTTCTTCATTGGCTCCAACAAACGACAGGAGCCCCAggtcctggagaatcccttggcgTTTGAAGACCACAAAATATCTGTGTTGCCCAAGACCACGTCTCACCAGCATGGGGTCGCTTCCCTCACCCCTGTTTCCGTGTACCCCGAAGATAGACCCTCAGCCTTGTACCACCCTTAA
- the AQP7 gene encoding aquaporin-7 isoform X3, which translates to MAERECSRVPGGVHQHVFGLGAVAHMVLGGKMGSYLAVNLGFGFGVTIGVHMAGNISGAHMNAALTFTSCALGRMSWKKFPVYVLGQFLGSFVAAATIYGLFYNAIIDFSGGKLMTTGPTATANIFATYLPDHMTLWRGFLDEVVVTGMLQLCLLAIADKGNNPTLLGTQAIVTGILVVIIGISLGMNSGYAINPSRDLPPRFFTFLAGWGSQVFRTKDWWWVPVVAPPLGAYCGAIIYLFFIGSNKRQEPQVLENPLAFEDHKISVLPKTTSHQHGVASLTPVSVYPEDRPSALYHP; encoded by the exons ATGGCAGAACGAGAATGTTCGAGAGTTCCTGGCGGAGTTCATCAGCAC GTGTTCGGTCTCGGCGCCGTGGCCCACATGGTTCTAGGAGGTAAAATGGGGAGCTACCTCGCTGTCAATTTGGGTTTTGGCTTCGGAGTCACCATAGGTGTGCACATGGCGGGGAACATCTCTG GGGCCCATATGAATGCGGCCTTGACCTTCACCAGCTGTGCGCTAGGCCGCATGTCCTGGAAGAAGTTTCCCGTGTACGTTCTGGGTCAGTTCCTGGGCTCCTTCGTGGCGGCGGCCACCATCTACGGCCTCTTCTACA ACGCTATTATCGACTTCTCGGGGGGAAAGCTGATGACGACCGGCCCCACAGCCACTGCTAACATTTTTGCCACCTACCTTCCTGACCACATGACACTGTGGAGGGGCTTCCTGGATGAG GTGGTGGTGACTGGGAtgcttcagctgtgtctcttAGCCATCGCAGACAAGGGGAACAACCCAACACTGTTGGGGACGCAGGCCATTGTGACTGGCATCCTTGTTGTCATCATCGGAATATCCCTGGGCATGAACTCAGGATATGCCATCAACCCATCCCGGGACCTGCCTCCCCGCTTCTTCACCTTCCTCGCTGGCTGGGGCTCACAAGTCTTCAG AACCAAGGACTGGTGGTGGGTGCCGGTGGTGGCACCACCCCTGGGTGCCTACTGTGGTGCCATCATCTACTTGTTCTTCATTGGCTCCAACAAACGACAGGAGCCCCAggtcctggagaatcccttggcgTTTGAAGACCACAAAATATCTGTGTTGCCCAAGACCACGTCTCACCAGCATGGGGTCGCTTCCCTCACCCCTGTTTCCGTGTACCCCGAAGATAGACCCTCAGCCTTGTACCACCCTTAA
- the AQP7 gene encoding aquaporin-7 isoform X2: MQVIWQNENVREFLAEFISTYVMMVFGLGAVAHMVLGGKMGSYLAVNLGFGFGVTIGVHMAGNISGAHMNAALTFTSCALGRMSWKKFPVYVLGQFLGSFVAAATIYGLFYNAIIDFSGGKLMTTGPTATANIFATYLPDHMTLWRGFLDEVVVTGMLQLCLLAIADKGNNPTLLGTQAIVTGILVVIIGISLGMNSGYAINPSRDLPPRFFTFLAGWGSQVFRTKDWWWVPVVAPPLGAYCGAIIYLFFIGSNKRQEPQVLENPLAFEDHKISVLPKTTSHQHGVASLTPVSVYPEDRPSALYHP; this comes from the exons ATGCAAGTCATATGGCAGAACGAGAATGTTCGAGAGTTCCTGGCGGAGTTCATCAGCACGTATGTCATGATG GTGTTCGGTCTCGGCGCCGTGGCCCACATGGTTCTAGGAGGTAAAATGGGGAGCTACCTCGCTGTCAATTTGGGTTTTGGCTTCGGAGTCACCATAGGTGTGCACATGGCGGGGAACATCTCTG GGGCCCATATGAATGCGGCCTTGACCTTCACCAGCTGTGCGCTAGGCCGCATGTCCTGGAAGAAGTTTCCCGTGTACGTTCTGGGTCAGTTCCTGGGCTCCTTCGTGGCGGCGGCCACCATCTACGGCCTCTTCTACA ACGCTATTATCGACTTCTCGGGGGGAAAGCTGATGACGACCGGCCCCACAGCCACTGCTAACATTTTTGCCACCTACCTTCCTGACCACATGACACTGTGGAGGGGCTTCCTGGATGAG GTGGTGGTGACTGGGAtgcttcagctgtgtctcttAGCCATCGCAGACAAGGGGAACAACCCAACACTGTTGGGGACGCAGGCCATTGTGACTGGCATCCTTGTTGTCATCATCGGAATATCCCTGGGCATGAACTCAGGATATGCCATCAACCCATCCCGGGACCTGCCTCCCCGCTTCTTCACCTTCCTCGCTGGCTGGGGCTCACAAGTCTTCAG AACCAAGGACTGGTGGTGGGTGCCGGTGGTGGCACCACCCCTGGGTGCCTACTGTGGTGCCATCATCTACTTGTTCTTCATTGGCTCCAACAAACGACAGGAGCCCCAggtcctggagaatcccttggcgTTTGAAGACCACAAAATATCTGTGTTGCCCAAGACCACGTCTCACCAGCATGGGGTCGCTTCCCTCACCCCTGTTTCCGTGTACCCCGAAGATAGACCCTCAGCCTTGTACCACCCTTAA